The Euphorbia lathyris chromosome 3, ddEupLath1.1, whole genome shotgun sequence genome contains a region encoding:
- the LOC136223252 gene encoding uncharacterized protein has translation MNDYNNCYGRRSNSIFDGFTLNPLPYPVLLILGVTSIFFGISLLFSYEDMVEAAEEQTKWILLVIPVLIILLVRWLSSMENPDGFLFASSPWERKRRTHYRAPPEGSSPWGVAAFIVLLLVLVQFQSSFLDSWF, from the coding sequence ATGAACGATTACAACAATTGCTATGGAAGAAGAAGCAACTCGATCTTCGATGGCTTCACTCTGAACCCCTTACCATATCCAGTTCTTCTAATCTTAGGGGTAACTTCAATATTTTTCGGAATTTCATTGCTATTCAGCTATGAAGATATGGTGGAGGCTGCTGAAGAGCAAACTAAGTGGATCCTTTTGGTAATTCCAGTACTTATTATCTTGTTAGTTCGTTGGTTATCATCTATGGAAAATCCTGACGGCTTTCTCTTTGCTTCATCTCCCTGGGAACGGAAACGCCGGACCCACTACCGTGCTCCGCCGGAAGGTTCCTCCCCTTGGGGTGTCGCTGCTTTCATCGTTTTGCTGCTTGTTTTGGTCCAATTCCAGTCTTCCTTTCTTGATAGCTGGTTTTGA